A single window of Oxyura jamaicensis isolate SHBP4307 breed ruddy duck chromosome 3, BPBGC_Ojam_1.0, whole genome shotgun sequence DNA harbors:
- the OVOL2 gene encoding transcription factor Ovo-like 2, translating to MPRAFLVKRRSPQPAVRSWAGLPDEERADTYIPGGIGCVLLGYEDSCSLESSGSSGTRDAEPSDPPTPQPAPADLGTAGGMLLDLAVKRPVVRSKIKFTTGTCTDATVHSCELCGKGFRLQRMLNRHIKCHSQVKRHLCTFCGKGFNDTFDLKRHVRTHTGIRPYKCEVCNKAFTQRCSLESHLKKIHGVQQQYAYKQRRDKLYVCEDCGYTGPTQEDLYLHVSNIHPGSAFLKKTSKKLAAVLQNKLSPVLQRNSKDDDKDE from the exons ATGCCCAGAGCCTTCCTGGTGAAGCGGCGGAGCCCGCAGCCGGCCGTgcggagctgggctgggctgcccgACGAGGAGCGAGCCGACACCTACATCCCAG GCGGCATCGGCTGCGTCCTTCTCGGCTACGAAgacagctgcagcctggagagcagcggcagcagcgggACGAGGGACGCCGAGCCCAGCGACCCCCCTACACCCCAGCCGGCCCCCGCGGACCTGGGCACGGCCGGGGGGATGCTGCTGGACCTGGCCGTGAAGCGCCCCGTGGTCAGGTCGAAAATCAAG TTCACCACGGGCACCTGTACCGATGCGACGGTGCACTCCTGCGAGCTGTGCGGCAAGGGCTTTCGCCTGCAGCGCATGCTCAACCGCCACATCAAGTGCCACAGCCAGGTGAAGAGACACTTGTGCACCTTCTGCGGGAAAGGCTTCAACGACACCTTTGATCTGAAAAGGCACGTCCGGACCCACACTG GAATTCGTCCTTACAAATGTGAGGTCTGCAACAAAGCATTCACCCAGCGGTGTTCCCTGGAATCCCACCTTAAGAAGATTCACGGGGTGCAGCAGCAGTACGCCTACAAACAGAGGCGAGATAAACTTTACGTGTGTGAGGATTGCGGCTACACCGGCCCCACGCAGGAGGACCTGTACCTGCACGTCAGTAACATTCACCCTGGCAGtgctttcctgaaaaaaacCTCAAAAAAACTCGCGGcagttttgcaaaacaaactgAGCCCTGTCCTGCAGAGGAACTCCAAAGACGACGACAAGGACGAATGA